A part of Pectinophora gossypiella chromosome Z, ilPecGoss1.1, whole genome shotgun sequence genomic DNA contains:
- the LOC126380309 gene encoding uncharacterized protein LOC126380309 isoform X4 has translation MSNISSESNTSTEWYDEEERDDRMAEQVKRLNIARGQCKATITRAEKFFTDTPLESITTEDLQIRQKSICAAYEKYQSLSIDMQLLDVEVDADDEEMESRYTKLEVTIQRLLSNSVTKCGQAKTPEANHSAAHLTSLEIPVFDGRDISLYKPFMEMFEAVVHHDNRLSDVQKLCFLKKYVRGEPLQLIDSLPIVGVSYTDAVKS, from the exons ATGTCTAACATTTCTTCGGAATCAAATACTTCGACGGAGTGGTACGACGAAGAAGAACGTGACGATAGAATGGCGGAACAGGTAAAGCGTCTCAATATAGCACGTGGCCAGTGCAAGGCCACCATAACAAGAGCTGAAAAATTCTTCACGGACACCCCGTTAGAGTCAATAACGACAGAGGACTTGCAGATCAGGCAAAAATCAATTTGCGCGGCCTATGAAAAATACCAATCACTTTCCATTGACATGCAACTTCTTGATGTAGAAGTCGATGCAGATGATGAAGAGATGGAATCACGCTACACCAAATTAGAAGTTACCATACAACGTCTGCTATCCAACTCTGTGACCAAATGTGGCCAGGCGAAAACTCCTGAGGCTAACCATTCTGCGGCTCATCTAACATCATTGGAGATACCAGTTTTTGATGGAAGGGACATCTCTCTTTATAAACCATTCATGGAAATGTTTGAGGCCGTTGTACATCATGATAACCGGCTGTCAGATGTCCAGAAATTATGTTTCCTCAAGAAATATGTACGGGGCGAGCCTCTACAACTGATAGATAGTTTACCGATCGTTGGAGTCTCCTACACTGATGCT Gttaaaagctga
- the LOC126380309 gene encoding uncharacterized protein LOC126380309 isoform X1 has protein sequence MHTVTVESNLDTQVQRLWEVEKVPEIYLESKPEHEHSEQLFKESMTLSNDRFEVKLPLKTDPSIINTADSFAIALQRFLNLEKRFVKEPEYYALYRDFIQEYLALGHAKVIDTSSCDPNDLPLNFIPHHGVLRLDKITNKLRVVFDGTAHTKNGPSLNDILCNGPVVQKQLYDILIAFRTYKYVIMCDIRHMYRQIMIHPDHRPLQNIIWRDDSNEPLQCLQLQTVTYGLTSSAYLATRCLIELANIHQSTYKSASQAVLQGSYCDDFLCGADTFQEASRLIKELIGLLQLGSFDLHKWCSNDINLLSDIPKSKYGFDPRDLNEDHLTVKTLGLSYDAKEDVFKMSGKNVTTSDKPTKRTVLSSISRMFDPLGFTGPIVVCAKLILQQIWRCNLEWDTPLPADQVEVWQNFYSSLINMPDIIIPRNLYLADSDETQIIGYCDASSGAYCCCIYIKLRINNTVHVHLLTSKSRLAPLNSKLTIPKLELNGALMLAKLVTKIGLLFSNVTTFNLFCDSQIVLSWLKSNSIKLPAYIGNRVHEINRLTQSASWHYTPSLLNPADVLSRGCIPQDLAKNTLWWHGPDYLCNTNDYNFYLSSIEAPLSIHPGSSEDTEINLAVIQDNKELLPFFTKLSSLHKMQHVMAYVLRFINMCRKRHTQMGSLSVKELQNAHLTIIKCIQKHYFSKEINAIKNNQVIASNL, from the coding sequence ATGCATACAGTAACGGTCGAATCAAACCTAGATACACAAGTCCAAAGATTATGGGAAGTTGAGAAGGTTCCTGAAATTTATCTAGAGTCAAAGCCCGAACACGAGCATAGTGAACAATTGTTTAAAGAGTCTATGACGTTATCCAATGACCGTTTTGAAGTCAAATTACCACTCAAAACTGATCCAAGCATTATTAATACAGCAGATTCATTTGCAATTGCATTGCAACGCTTTCTTAATTTAGAAAAACGTTTTGTTAAGGAACCTGAATATTATGCATTATACCGCGACTTTATTCAAGAATATCTGGCTTTAGGTCATGCTAAAGTCATAGATACAAGCAGTTGCGATCCAAATGATCTGCCATTAAACTTTATACCCCATCATGGTGTTTTGAGATTAGATAAAATAACCAACAAATTGCGTGTTGTGTTCGATGGTACGGCTCACACAAAGAATGGTCCCAGTTTAAATGATATATTGTGCAATGGCCCAGTGGTCCAAAAACAATTGTATGATATTTTAATTGCATTTCGTACATACAAATATGTTATTATGTGTGACATTCGTCATATGTATAGGCAAATTATGATTCATCCTGATCACAGGCCTCTACAGAACATCATATGGCGTGATGATTCAAATGAACCACTACAGTGCTTACAGTTACAAACAGTAACTTACGGGTTAACTAGTTCCGCCTACCTTGCCACTAGGTGTTTAATAGAGCTTGCAAACATTCATCAATCCACTTATAAGTCGGCCAGTCAAGCTGTATTACAGGGTTCATACTGTGATGATTTTTTGTGTGGTGCAGATACATTTCAGGAGGCTTCTCGACTGATCAAGGAGCTGATAGGTTTATTACAGCTAGGTAGTTTTGACTTGCACAAATGGTGCTCCAATGATATCAATCTTTTATCAGACATTCCGAAAAGTAAGTATGGATTTGATCCAAGGGATTTGAATGAGGACCATTTGACAGTTAAAACATTAGGATTATCTTATGATGCTAAAGAGGATGTATTCAAAATGAGTGGTAAGAATGTAACTACATCTGACAAACCCACTAAGCGTACTGTCTTAAGTTCTATCAGCAGAATGTTTGATCCGTTGGGTTTCACTGGTCCTATTGTTGTTTGTGCCAAGCTAATACTGCAGCAGATTTGGCGTTGCAACCTGGAGTGGGACACTCCACTACCTGCGGACCAGGTCGAAGTTTGGCAAAATTTCTATTCCAGTCTCATAAATATGCCTGATATAATAATACCACGCAATTTGTACTTAGCTGACTCTGATGAAACACAAATAATTGGTTACTGTGATGCCTCTTCGGGTGCTTATTGTTGTTGCATTTATATAAAGCTCAGAATTAATAATACTGTGCATGTTCATTTGTTGACTTCAAAATCAAGGCTTGCCCCCTTAAATTCAAAACTTACTATCCCTAAGCTGGAGTTGAATGGTGCATTAATGCTGGCTAAGCTTGTTACTAAAATTGGTTTGTTATTTAGTAATGTTACAACATTTAATCTATTTTGCGACTCACAAATTGTACTGAGTTGGTTAAAGTCCAACTCCATAAAACTGCCTGCTTACATAGGAAATAGAGTACATGAAATAAATAGATTAACACAATCAGCGAGCTGGCATTACACGCCTAGTTTGCTTAACCCAGCGGATGTTTTATCACGTGGCTGCATTCCTCAAGATTTAGCTAAAAATACATTATGGTGGCACGGTCCAGATTACTTATGTAACACAAATGATTACAACTTCTACTTGTCCAGCATTGAGGCACCATTGAGCATCCATCCGGGATCATCAGAGGACACAGAAATTAATTTAGCGGTAATACAGGATAATAAGGAATTATTACccttttttacaaaactttCAAGTTTGCATAAAATGCAACATGTAATGGCCTATGTATTAAGGTTCATAAATATGTGTAGAAAGCGGCACACACAAATGGGAAGCCTGTCTGTAAAGGAATTGCAAAACGCACATCTCACAATtataaagtgtatacaaaaaCATTACTTTTCTAAAGAAATTAATGCCATTAAAAACAACCAAGTTATTGCATCAAACTTATAG
- the LOC126380309 gene encoding uncharacterized protein LOC126380309 isoform X2, whose translation MSNISSESNTSTEWYDEEERDDRMAEQVKRLNIARGQCKATITRAEKFFTDTPLESITTEDLQIRQKSICAAYEKYQSLSIDMQLLDVEVDADDEEMESRYTKLEVTIQRLLSNSVTKCGQAKTPEANHSAAHLTSLEIPVFDGRDISLYKPFMEMFEAVVHHDNRLSDVQKLCFLKKYVRGEPLQLIDSLPIVGVSYTDAVSLLKKRYDNEALLIHNHVCNLLDLPAVQRGTAQQLRELTAKVRCPYSWM comes from the exons ATGTCTAACATTTCTTCGGAATCAAATACTTCGACGGAGTGGTACGACGAAGAAGAACGTGACGATAGAATGGCGGAACAGGTAAAGCGTCTCAATATAGCACGTGGCCAGTGCAAGGCCACCATAACAAGAGCTGAAAAATTCTTCACGGACACCCCGTTAGAGTCAATAACGACAGAGGACTTGCAGATCAGGCAAAAATCAATTTGCGCGGCCTATGAAAAATACCAATCACTTTCCATTGACATGCAACTTCTTGATGTAGAAGTCGATGCAGATGATGAAGAGATGGAATCACGCTACACCAAATTAGAAGTTACCATACAACGTCTGCTATCCAACTCTGTGACCAAATGTGGCCAGGCGAAAACTCCTGAGGCTAACCATTCTGCGGCTCATCTAACATCATTGGAGATACCAGTTTTTGATGGAAGGGACATCTCTCTTTATAAACCATTCATGGAAATGTTTGAGGCCGTTGTACATCATGATAACCGGCTGTCAGATGTCCAGAAATTATGTTTCCTCAAGAAATATGTACGGGGCGAGCCTCTACAACTGATAGATAGTTTACCGATCGTTGGAGTCTCCTACACTGATGCTGTAAGTTTGTTGAAGAAACGGTACGACAATGAAGCTTTGCTGATACATAACCATGTCTGCAACTTACTCGATCTGCCTGCTGTGCAGAGAGGAACAGCTCAACAGCTAAGGGAACTCACCGCTAAA GTGAGGTGTCCCTACTCCTGGATGTAA
- the LOC126380309 gene encoding uncharacterized protein LOC126380309 isoform X3, whose product MSNISSESNTSTEWYDEEERDDRMAEQVKRLNIARGQCKATITRAEKFFTDTPLESITTEDLQIRQKSICAAYEKYQSLSIDMQLLDVEVDADDEEMESRYTKLEVTIQRLLSNSVTKCGQAKTPEANHSAAHLTSLEIPVFDGRDISLYKPFMEMFEAVVHHDNRLSDVQKLCFLKKYVRGEPLQLIDSLPIVGVSYTDAVSLLKKRYDNEALLIHNHVCNLLDLPAVQRGTAQQLRELTAKVKS is encoded by the exons ATGTCTAACATTTCTTCGGAATCAAATACTTCGACGGAGTGGTACGACGAAGAAGAACGTGACGATAGAATGGCGGAACAGGTAAAGCGTCTCAATATAGCACGTGGCCAGTGCAAGGCCACCATAACAAGAGCTGAAAAATTCTTCACGGACACCCCGTTAGAGTCAATAACGACAGAGGACTTGCAGATCAGGCAAAAATCAATTTGCGCGGCCTATGAAAAATACCAATCACTTTCCATTGACATGCAACTTCTTGATGTAGAAGTCGATGCAGATGATGAAGAGATGGAATCACGCTACACCAAATTAGAAGTTACCATACAACGTCTGCTATCCAACTCTGTGACCAAATGTGGCCAGGCGAAAACTCCTGAGGCTAACCATTCTGCGGCTCATCTAACATCATTGGAGATACCAGTTTTTGATGGAAGGGACATCTCTCTTTATAAACCATTCATGGAAATGTTTGAGGCCGTTGTACATCATGATAACCGGCTGTCAGATGTCCAGAAATTATGTTTCCTCAAGAAATATGTACGGGGCGAGCCTCTACAACTGATAGATAGTTTACCGATCGTTGGAGTCTCCTACACTGATGCTGTAAGTTTGTTGAAGAAACGGTACGACAATGAAGCTTTGCTGATACATAACCATGTCTGCAACTTACTCGATCTGCCTGCTGTGCAGAGAGGAACAGCTCAACAGCTAAGGGAACTCACCGCTAAA Gttaaaagctga